The region AATATTAATGCAAATAAAAGTTCAAAAGATATTGAAAGTTTTAAATATAAAAAAACAGTTATAATTGCTGATATTAACTCCACAATAATATATTGTTTTGAAATTTCATCTTTGCAATAAGCACACTTCCCTTTTAATAAAAAATAGGAAATTATAGGGATATTATGATACCAGTATATCAAATGATTACAACTTGGGCATTGACTTCTTGGCAATACTATTGATTTTCCTAAAGGTAGTCGTAGAATTAAAACATTTAAAAATGATCCCATTAAGCATCCAAAAATAAAACTAAATACCTCCAAATCTTCGCTCTCTTTGATTAAAATCGCTAATTAAATCATCTAAATCATTTGTTGAAAACTCTGGCCAGTAGGTGTTTGTGAAAAATAGTTCTGCATAGGCATTTTGCCACAATAGATAATTGGATAAACGTACTTCACCACTAGTTCTAATTAACATATCTACATTTGGAATTCCAGCTGTATCAAGACATGATTCAAAATTTTCTTTTGTAATTTCAAGTTTTTTTTCGTTTAGTTTTTTTATTGCTCTTAAGATTTCATCTTGAGAACCATAATTCAAAGCTAGAACTTGCGTAAGATTTTTACCATTTTTAGTTTTTTCTTCAACATCTAAAATAGTTTTTTGTAAAGATTTAGAAAACTTTGAGATATCTCCTATTGATTTAAATTTAATCCCATTTTCCAAATAAGTTGAAAGTTCACTTTTTAAATATTTATCTAAAAGCTTCATCAGATATTCAACTTCAAGTTTGGGTCTACTCCAATTTTCTGTAGAAAAAGCATATAATGTTAAATACTTAATCCCCAATTTAGCACAATATTTTGTTATCTCCCTTACAGTTTTTGCACCCTCTTCATGTCCTGCAGTTCTTTTTAAACCTCGCTCCTTTGCCCATCTTCCATTTCCATCCATTATAATGGCAATATGCTCTGGATTTCTTTTTTCAGTCATCTAAATTAAACTCTTTTTGCAATTTTTCTAATATATCAAGAGAAAGATTAAGTTTTTCACCCTTTAAACTATAGGCATTATTTTCCAAAATAAGTTCTATCTCATTTGTGTTTGAACCAAAAGATGAAGAATCGTTTAAAATATTTAAACAAACTGCATCTATATTTTTTTTCTCAATCATATTTTTTGCATTATCGAAAGCTACAGTATCATCCATTTCTGCTTTAAAACCTACTGTAAAAATTCCATCCTTTGGTAAAGATGCTAAGATATCCATATTTTGAACTAAATCAAGATTCCACGAAGAGCCTAAAACCTCTTTTTTTAACTTACCATCTTGGGGAAAATTTGGAATATAATCACTGATTGCAGCAACCATAAATAAAAATGGTTTTTTTTCAATTAATGTTTGTTTTGAATTATCCATTAAAGTGGTTTTACTTAATTTACCCTTCTTCGCAACCCTTAATGAATCAACTAGATACTCATACATTTGTGCCGATGATTCTACAGGGATAATATGAATATCTTTTGGTAAATTATAATATCCTCTAGTA is a window of Halarcobacter sp. DNA encoding:
- a CDS encoding di-trans,poly-cis-decaprenylcistransferase: MTEKRNPEHIAIIMDGNGRWAKERGLKRTAGHEEGAKTVREITKYCAKLGIKYLTLYAFSTENWSRPKLEVEYLMKLLDKYLKSELSTYLENGIKFKSIGDISKFSKSLQKTILDVEEKTKNGKNLTQVLALNYGSQDEILRAIKKLNEKKLEITKENFESCLDTAGIPNVDMLIRTSGEVRLSNYLLWQNAYAELFFTNTYWPEFSTNDLDDLISDFNQRERRFGGI